A region from the Lycium barbarum isolate Lr01 chromosome 8, ASM1917538v2, whole genome shotgun sequence genome encodes:
- the LOC132605354 gene encoding uncharacterized protein LOC132605354, giving the protein MTCSICHGKNHNKRGCPLKDSGRTSYCNGPDIVAASQPSFAESSAAPARARGRLRKTTPISEAPAKDWGRPRKNPLTSDAPARASARPKSTSEAPPTTSARPRSTFEAPPPTSERPRSTSQAPTRGMGTRRTTIIAK; this is encoded by the exons ATGACTTGCAGCATTTGTCATGGTAAAAACCATAATAAAAGAGGCTGTCCTTTGAAG GATTCTGGTAGAACAAGCTATTGTAATGGACCAGATATTGTTGCAGCATCTCAGCCAAGCTTTGCTGAATCAAGTGCTGCACCTGCAAGAGCTAGGGGAAGGCTAAGAAAGACAACTCCAATTTCTGAAGCACCAGCAAAAGATTGGGGAAGGCCAAGGAAAAATCCATTAACCTCTGATGCACCAGCAAGAGCAAGTGCAAGGCCAAAGAGTACTTCTGAAGCACCACCAACAACAAGTGCAAGGCCAAGGAGTACTTTTGAAGCACCACCACCAACAAGTGAAAGGCCTAGAAGTACTTCTCAAGCACCAACAAGAGGTATGGGAACAAGGAGGACAACCATTATTGCTAAATAG
- the LOC132608224 gene encoding uncharacterized protein LOC132608224 gives MSGFVLVTLRWYHGGVLDVSSGQPKHKGGQITEFLDIEVDKMSFFELRDYIKELGYTTSCSFCVRRPNSDSVVEIQTDRDILEISQSFENGDNIEIYVYHMVDNLDNVDGPIAFLEYTSPNEESLAAFNEERDGGIQEGDGFAFNKEPAATETAAPAEPVVAETAASEDPLSSEFPILESDQSIDDSSEKRRERIRNDPREIPVGEVGPDLGFDETATPDTSLKGKVAGDEPVYISSDAYSVESYTDDESGSRRARRRIIFDKTVEKVMWELGMVFEDVNEFRDAVTKYALQRGVQLEKFVNEPKKVRVRCRDRCPWLLYASLDKKTNDFMIKTYNPKHRCVKTTGNYMCNAKFLSKHYKNRITEQPNIRIIKFQQLIREELNIHVGKTTARRARAKVGIWNFFNLCFDALKKCFLGGCRKCIGLDGCFLKGITKGQLLAAVAKDANNQMFPIAWAIVEYENKNTWTWFLKLLIADFGMGDGSNYTVISDMQKGLQSAMKELLPLVEHRMCARHILANWAKGWRGLQQRNQFWKCAKNTFE, from the exons ATGAGTGGGTTTGTATTAGTAAcattgagatggtatcatggtggGGTTTTGGATGTCAGTAGTGGGCAACCAAAGCATAAGGGTGGACAAATAACAGAGTTTTTGGATATTGAAGTGGATAAGATGTCCTTTTTTGAACTAAgggattatattaaagaactaGGGTATACTACAAGTTGTTCATTTTGTGTTAGGAGACCTAATAGTGACAGTGTTGTAGAAATCCAAACTgatagggacattttggaaattTCACAAAGTTTTGAAAATGGGGATAATATTGAAATCTATGTCTATCACATGGTTGATAATTTAGATAATGTAGATGGTCCCATTGCTTTTTTGGAATACACTAGCCCCAATGAGGAATCTTTGGCTGCTTTTAATGAAGAAAGGGATGGGGGTATCCAAGAAGGGGATGGGTTTGCTTTTAATAAAGAACCAGCAGCTACTGAAACTGCAGCACCTGCTGAACCAGTAGTTGCTGAAACTGCTGCTTCTGAAGACCCATTAAGTAGTGAATTTCCTATTCTTGAATCTGACCAGTCCATTGATGATAGTTCTGA gaaaagaagagaaaggatACGAAATGACCCTAGAGAAATTCCTGTTGGTGAAGTTGGTCCAGATCTGGGCTTTGATGAAACTGCTACTCCTGATACAAGCTTGAAAGGTAAGGTTGCTGGGGATGAGCCAGTGTATATCAGTTCTGATGCGTATAGTGTTGAATCATATACAGATGATGAGTCAGGGTCTAGGAGGGCTAGGAGAAGAATAATTTTTGACAAAACTGTTGAAAAAGTGATGTGGGAGTTGGGGATGGTTTTTGAGGATGTAAATGAGTTTAGGGATGCTGTTACAAAATATGCACTTCAAAGGGGTGTGCAGTTAGAGAAATTTGTCAATGAACCCAAAAAGGTTAGGGTGAGGTGTAGGGATAGATGCCCATGGCTGCTATATGCAAGTCTTGACAAGAAGACTAATGATTTCATGATCAAAACCTACAATCCTAAACATAGGTGTGTCAAGACTACTGGAAATTACATGTGCAATGCTAAGTTTTTGTCTAAGCATTACAAGAATAGAATTACAGAACAGCCAAACATTAGGATTATCAAGTTTCAGCAGTTGATTAGGGAAGAACTTAACATACATGTTGGAAAAACCACTGCCAGGAGAGCTAGAGCTAAA GTTGGTATTTGGAATTTTTTTAATCTTTGCTTTGATGCTTTGAAAAAATGCTTTTTAGGTGGCTGTAGGAAATGTAttggtttggatggttgtttcttaAAGGGAATAACCAAAGGACAGCTATTGGCTGCTGTTGCTAAAGATGCTAATAATCAAATGTTTCCTATTGCTTGGGCTATAGTGGAATATGAGAATAAGAACACTTGGACATGGTTTTTGAAATTGTTGATAGCTGATTTTGGAATGGGAGATGGCAGCAACTACACAGTGATATCAGACATGCAAAAG GGGCTTCAATCAGCTATGAAAGAATTGTTACCACTGGTGGAGCACAGGATGTGTGCAAGACACATCCTAGCCAACTGGGCAAAAGGATGGAGAGGTCTTCAACAAAGGAACCAATTCTGGAAGTGTGCAAAAAACACCTTTGAATGA